In Bombus affinis isolate iyBomAffi1 chromosome 8, iyBomAffi1.2, whole genome shotgun sequence, the following proteins share a genomic window:
- the LOC126919223 gene encoding prolyl 3-hydroxylase 1-like isoform X1, translating to MMRFVILLFFCGAIAGSNDTLSNVIPSDELLDLEEKNEENSLANNRTLNEIYEDAVHAYLDEDWDRCIQDFNTVSHGYKAYKRMITNCRRKCRIKAEGTPPIFPQNIEDLHFYERKIKETLCLLTCNNEYREIVGSNVLKMLPRETEQKLLNNGIYEYLHICYYQTHRYQDAANALFTYLVLHSNHEVNLNLFKRYLTLPGVEEEKVVNLETPTYVSVYFKGVSAYENGDYAEAAGLFETSLRSYLEAEEECRFYCEGPFDQGWHPEFTSSIANHFTYCLKCKRSCSRMLNNINGDYRRHMLRSHYDYLQFSYYKLGNLKAACAAVGSFLLFDPVDKTMLQNKEYYNAQPKVKVDYFTPREDAINYVKRQEYELNLLHYISNEFSVINEKFQKIKKEKRENETNNAEKKELGKISDTEAILHPPPGYSLFYYTKLSNNFSMKRFEDHKIHDKRYFEAKNDIYLKEEDLGGQNRYVADGFLNSTECESMMQFATMTAVEGDGYSENKSPHSKYEKFEGITVGRAALMVYFGQIKPEWLELLLEKTEQVRDHVERYFGLNHRHLYFTYTHLVCRTALPDSPVDRDDLSHQVHADNCLLKDRDVCLRESPAYIWRDYSAILYLNDDFQGGEFFFTKDRVVRTMDNVVSPHCGRIVAFSAGKENLHGVRGILRGKRCALALWFTQDKKYLEYERVLASAILKRVQRVGPFEGKDIQVPPKYEDMLIQYMHNDELLKHFLKSSL from the exons ATGATGAGGTTCGTCATACTCTTGTTCTTCTGCGGCGCGATCGCTGGTAGTAACGACACCTTGAGCAACGTAATCCCCAGCGACGAGCTACTGGATTTAGAAGAGAAGAACGAGGAGAATAGCCTGGCAAATAATAGAACTCTGAACGAAATATACGAAGATGCTGTTCACGCTTATCTGGACGAAGACTGGGACCGTTGCATTCAAGACTTCAACACAGTTTCTCATGG ATACAAGGCCTACAAGCGAATGATAACAAATTGTAGACGAAAATGTCGTATAAAAGCTGAAGGTACACCACCGATTTTTCCACAAAACATCGAGGATTTACACTTTTATGAAAGAAAGATCAAAGAGACACTGTGTCTCTTAACGTGCAATAACGAATATCGGGAGATCGTTGGCTCGAATGTGCTAAAGATGTTACCACGTGAAACTGAACAGAAATTGTTGAACAATGGTATTTATGAATACCTGCATATTTGCTACTATCAG aCACATCGATATCAAGACGCAGCCAACGCGCTATTTACCTATCTAGTCCTACATTCTAATCACGAGGTGAATCTGAATCTTTTCAAACGCTATTTAACACTGCCAGGTGTGGAAGAGGAGAAGGTGGTAAATCTAGAAACACCGACTTATGTCAGCGTTTACTTCAAAGGCGTCTCAGCTTATGAAAACGGAGATTATGCAGAAGCCGCCGGTCTGTTCGAGACATCGTTACGATCGTACTTAGAAGCCGAGGAGGAATGTAGATTTTACTGCGAAGGTCCTTTTGACCAGGGTTGGCATCCAGAATTTACTTCCTCCATCGCAA ATCATTTTACGTACTGTTTGAAATGCAAACGATCGTGTTCGCGTATGTTAAACAATATAAATGGCGATTACCGCAGACACATGCTCAGAAGTCATTACGATTATTTGCAGTTCTCTTATTACAAAT TGGGAAACTTAAAAGCAGCCTGTGCCGCTGTGGGAAGTTTCTTGCTCTTTGATCCGGTGGATAAAACGATGCTGCAAAACAAAGAATACTATAATGCTCAGCCAAAAGTCAAGGTTGACTATTTTACTCCGAGAGAG gACGCTATCAATTACGTAAAAAGACAGGAATACGAATTGAATCTGCTGCATTACATATCTAATGAATTTTCAGTTATAAATGAGAAAttccagaaaataaaaaaagagaaacgggAAAATGAAACGAATAATGCTGAAAAAAAAGAGCTGGGAAAG ATATCAGATACAGAAGCAATACTACACCCACCACCTGGTTATTCGTTGTTTTATTACACGAAATTATCAAACAATTTTTCAATGAAGCGATTCGAAGACCACAAAATACACGATAAAAGATATTTTGAGGCCAAAAacgatatttatttaaaagagGAGGATCTTGGTGGGCAAAATCGTTATGTCGCTGATGGTTTCCTTAATTCCACTGAGTGTGAATCTATGATGCAGTTTGCTACT ATGACTGCGGTAGAAGGAGATGGTTACAGTGAAAATAAAAGTCCACATTCAAAATATGAAAAGTTTGAGGGAATAACTGTTGGGCGAGCGGCCTTG ATGGTATACTTTGGGCAAATAAAACCAGAATGGCTGGAATTGCTTTTAGAGAAGACCGAACAAGTCCGGGACCATGTGGAAAGGTATTTCGGACTAAATCATCGACATCTGTATTTCACCTACACTCATTTGGTCTGCCGCACAGCTCTACCCG atTCGCCGGTGGATCGAGACGATCTGAGTCATCAAGTTCACGCGGATAATTGTCTGTTGAAGGATAGAGATGTCTGCCTTCGCGAGAGTCCAGCTTATATTTGGAGAGACTACTCTGCGATTTTGTATCTGAATGACGATTTTCAAGGTGGTGAATTCTTTTTCACCAAAGATCGCGTTGTTCGAACGATGGATAACGTTGTTTCACCACATTGCGGACGAATTGTGGCCTTTTCTGCTGGTAAAGAAAATCTCCATGGAGTTCGTGGTATTTTACGGGGTAAGAGATGCGCTTTGGCGCTATGGTTCACTCAGGACAAGAAATATCTTGAGTATGAGAGAGTATTGGCATCGGCAATCTTGAAAAGAGTTCAACGAGTAGGACCTTTTGAGGGAAAGGACATCCAAGTGCCTCCGAA GTACGAGGATATGCTTATCCAATATATGCACAACGATGAATTGCTGAAACATTTTTTGAAAAGTTCTCTATAA
- the LOC126919223 gene encoding prolyl 3-hydroxylase 1-like isoform X2: MMRFVILLFFCGAIAGSNDTLSNVIPSDELLDLEEKNEENSLANNRTLNEIYEDAVHAYLDEDWDRCIQDFNTVSHGYKAYKRMITNCRRKCRIKAEGTPPIFPQNIEDLHFYERKIKETLCLLTCNNEYREIVGSNVLKMLPRETEQKLLNNGIYEYLHICYYQTHRYQDAANALFTYLVLHSNHEVNLNLFKRYLTLPGVEEEKVVNLETPTYVSVYFKGVSAYENGDYAEAAGLFETSLRSYLEAEEECRFYCEGPFDQGWHPEFTSSIANHFTYCLKCKRSCSRMLNNINGDYRRHMLRSHYDYLQFSYYKLGNLKAACAAVGSFLLFDPVDKTMLQNKEYYNAQPKVKVDYFTPREDAINYVKRQEYELNLLHYISNEFSVINEKFQKIKKEKRENETNNAEKKELGKISDTEAILHPPPGYSLFYYTKLSNNFSMKRFEDHKIHDKRYFEAKNDIYLKEEDLGGQNRYVADGFLNSTECESMMQFATMTAVEGDGYSENKSPHSKYEKFEGITVGRAALMVYFGQIKPEWLELLLEKTEQVRDHVERYFGLNHRHLYFTYTHLVCRTALPGNFHLMHHRASGSFRS, translated from the exons ATGATGAGGTTCGTCATACTCTTGTTCTTCTGCGGCGCGATCGCTGGTAGTAACGACACCTTGAGCAACGTAATCCCCAGCGACGAGCTACTGGATTTAGAAGAGAAGAACGAGGAGAATAGCCTGGCAAATAATAGAACTCTGAACGAAATATACGAAGATGCTGTTCACGCTTATCTGGACGAAGACTGGGACCGTTGCATTCAAGACTTCAACACAGTTTCTCATGG ATACAAGGCCTACAAGCGAATGATAACAAATTGTAGACGAAAATGTCGTATAAAAGCTGAAGGTACACCACCGATTTTTCCACAAAACATCGAGGATTTACACTTTTATGAAAGAAAGATCAAAGAGACACTGTGTCTCTTAACGTGCAATAACGAATATCGGGAGATCGTTGGCTCGAATGTGCTAAAGATGTTACCACGTGAAACTGAACAGAAATTGTTGAACAATGGTATTTATGAATACCTGCATATTTGCTACTATCAG aCACATCGATATCAAGACGCAGCCAACGCGCTATTTACCTATCTAGTCCTACATTCTAATCACGAGGTGAATCTGAATCTTTTCAAACGCTATTTAACACTGCCAGGTGTGGAAGAGGAGAAGGTGGTAAATCTAGAAACACCGACTTATGTCAGCGTTTACTTCAAAGGCGTCTCAGCTTATGAAAACGGAGATTATGCAGAAGCCGCCGGTCTGTTCGAGACATCGTTACGATCGTACTTAGAAGCCGAGGAGGAATGTAGATTTTACTGCGAAGGTCCTTTTGACCAGGGTTGGCATCCAGAATTTACTTCCTCCATCGCAA ATCATTTTACGTACTGTTTGAAATGCAAACGATCGTGTTCGCGTATGTTAAACAATATAAATGGCGATTACCGCAGACACATGCTCAGAAGTCATTACGATTATTTGCAGTTCTCTTATTACAAAT TGGGAAACTTAAAAGCAGCCTGTGCCGCTGTGGGAAGTTTCTTGCTCTTTGATCCGGTGGATAAAACGATGCTGCAAAACAAAGAATACTATAATGCTCAGCCAAAAGTCAAGGTTGACTATTTTACTCCGAGAGAG gACGCTATCAATTACGTAAAAAGACAGGAATACGAATTGAATCTGCTGCATTACATATCTAATGAATTTTCAGTTATAAATGAGAAAttccagaaaataaaaaaagagaaacgggAAAATGAAACGAATAATGCTGAAAAAAAAGAGCTGGGAAAG ATATCAGATACAGAAGCAATACTACACCCACCACCTGGTTATTCGTTGTTTTATTACACGAAATTATCAAACAATTTTTCAATGAAGCGATTCGAAGACCACAAAATACACGATAAAAGATATTTTGAGGCCAAAAacgatatttatttaaaagagGAGGATCTTGGTGGGCAAAATCGTTATGTCGCTGATGGTTTCCTTAATTCCACTGAGTGTGAATCTATGATGCAGTTTGCTACT ATGACTGCGGTAGAAGGAGATGGTTACAGTGAAAATAAAAGTCCACATTCAAAATATGAAAAGTTTGAGGGAATAACTGTTGGGCGAGCGGCCTTG ATGGTATACTTTGGGCAAATAAAACCAGAATGGCTGGAATTGCTTTTAGAGAAGACCGAACAAGTCCGGGACCATGTGGAAAGGTATTTCGGACTAAATCATCGACATCTGTATTTCACCTACACTCATTTGGTCTGCCGCACAGCTCTACCCGGTAATTTTCACCTGATGCATCATCGTGCTTCTGGTTCCTTTCGCAGCTGA